A region of Paenibacillus sp. JNUCC-31 DNA encodes the following proteins:
- the panD gene encoding aspartate 1-decarboxylase: MFRTLMKSKIHRATVTEANLNYVGSITIDEDLMETSDLMENEKVQIVNNNNGARLETYVIPGPRGSGVICLNGAAARLVQPGDTVIIISYAMMSQEEVNNHKPTVVFVDGQNKPVQTMKQEVHATIM; this comes from the coding sequence ATGTTTAGAACATTAATGAAATCCAAAATCCACCGGGCAACCGTTACGGAAGCAAACCTGAATTATGTGGGTAGCATTACCATCGATGAAGACCTGATGGAAACATCCGATCTGATGGAGAATGAGAAAGTTCAGATTGTGAACAACAATAATGGTGCTCGTCTGGAAACATATGTCATCCCAGGACCGCGAGGAAGTGGTGTTATCTGTCTTAATGGAGCTGCTGCCCGCCTGGTACAGCCTGGCGATACCGTCATTATCATTTCATATGCAATGATGTCTCAAGAAGAGGTAAATAATCACAAGCCTACTGTGGTCTTCGTGGATGGACAGAATAAACCTGTACAAACGATGAAGCAGGAAGTTCACGCGACGATTATGTAA
- the dinG gene encoding ATP-dependent DNA helicase DinG — MKFAVLDFETTGTQSDGEIIQAGLAIIDHDYSITQIYSSYVNPGVPIPPFITGLTGITNEDVEEAPSLEEMMMEMVPLLDDVVLVGHNVAFDFHFLQNALDRCGYLPFTGRILDTIDFLKITFPSLGSYQLGYVSSEFGFQHDRPHQADSDALATAYVLLKCFDELRALPLITIQRLSDLFAPEDSDLGWFFDGMRTEKEAEPIQDLDGHTYYRQLALNVSDWTEIGAPRDEREGNPLEGISFEQYMDQVRDNLKETLDHYEEREAQTQMFSSVRQALDEEKHLLIEAGTGTGKSLGYLLPAIYESVKQEQKVMVSTHTINLQEQLRERDIPMLTQVVPFPFKAAVFKGRGHYLCLRKFEHKINKREFATPKEDYFTAAQMIVWLTQTETGDDEELNLSGRGGDFWETVQSESESCLGRSCPWFRKCFYHRAKHEAGLSDIVITNHSKLFTDVKAAHQLLPAYESLVIDEAHHLEDVAGKHLGLHMKYFTLVHTLTRLFKDSRNGQLPMLRSQLSGHENSVQWGSMIDQMFPLAVEVKEMWDRLSDTLFGLLPERSDASPGETGQFSLRLKPSQKPAKWQELQEAENQIYVTLGDLIRKGDKLLLEVKEDQDDYQSDSLITDISGLLKDLATIKDNLRFFMRMDDTKTVYWMEASGQFRSKSLQLYAVPVDVSAQLKEMFFDKKKSVVLTSATLSVDKSFQFMIEQLGLQEASENNRLLTSMLPSPFNYREQALLVIPRDFPSVKGSVGDAHFVDMLVHSLAETAIATRGRMMVLFTSYRMLRQVYDPLKEALSGNDISLLGQGVDSGSRSKLTRRFQDAKATVLLGTSSFWEGVDIPGEALTCLAIVRLPFQPPNHPLVEAKSELLQEQKKNPFMKLSVPQAVIRFKQGFGRLVRTGQDRGIVIVYDTRVIEAYYGKYFLYSLPGPKMEHMLAEQMVPRITEWLDKPAGEQQ, encoded by the coding sequence ATGAAATTTGCCGTATTGGATTTCGAAACAACCGGCACGCAGTCCGACGGTGAGATTATACAAGCCGGGCTTGCCATCATAGATCATGACTACAGCATAACTCAAATATATAGTTCTTATGTGAATCCGGGTGTGCCGATTCCTCCGTTTATAACGGGGTTAACCGGTATTACTAACGAAGATGTGGAGGAAGCTCCCTCATTGGAAGAGATGATGATGGAGATGGTTCCGTTACTGGACGATGTCGTTCTTGTTGGACACAACGTGGCGTTTGATTTTCACTTTCTTCAAAATGCACTGGATCGATGCGGCTATCTGCCGTTCACCGGCCGTATTCTGGATACGATTGATTTTCTGAAGATCACGTTCCCATCACTGGGTTCTTATCAACTCGGTTATGTATCTTCCGAATTTGGATTTCAGCATGACCGCCCTCATCAGGCAGATAGTGACGCACTTGCGACAGCTTATGTGCTTCTGAAATGCTTCGATGAGTTACGTGCATTACCGCTTATAACGATTCAGCGCCTCAGTGACCTGTTTGCACCGGAGGATAGTGACTTGGGTTGGTTCTTCGACGGGATGCGCACAGAGAAGGAAGCTGAGCCCATTCAGGATCTGGATGGTCATACGTATTACCGACAGCTTGCCCTAAACGTGAGTGACTGGACAGAGATTGGTGCACCACGGGACGAGCGGGAAGGGAATCCCCTGGAAGGCATCAGTTTTGAACAGTACATGGATCAGGTCCGAGATAACTTGAAGGAAACGCTGGATCATTATGAGGAGCGCGAGGCGCAAACTCAAATGTTCAGTAGTGTGCGACAAGCCTTGGACGAAGAGAAACACCTGTTGATTGAGGCTGGAACAGGCACAGGTAAATCACTCGGTTATTTGCTGCCTGCCATCTATGAAAGTGTGAAGCAAGAACAGAAAGTCATGGTCAGCACGCATACCATCAATCTGCAGGAGCAATTGAGAGAGCGGGATATTCCCATGCTCACCCAAGTGGTTCCCTTCCCTTTTAAGGCAGCTGTATTCAAGGGACGTGGGCATTATCTGTGTCTGCGCAAATTTGAGCACAAAATCAATAAGCGCGAATTTGCTACACCCAAAGAGGACTACTTCACAGCGGCTCAGATGATCGTTTGGCTTACTCAGACGGAGACAGGTGATGATGAGGAACTCAATCTCAGCGGACGCGGAGGTGACTTCTGGGAGACAGTACAGAGTGAGTCCGAGTCTTGTCTTGGACGTTCTTGTCCTTGGTTCCGCAAATGTTTCTATCATCGGGCCAAACATGAAGCAGGGTTATCCGATATCGTCATTACGAATCACTCTAAATTGTTTACCGATGTCAAAGCAGCGCATCAACTGCTGCCAGCCTACGAAAGTCTGGTGATTGATGAAGCACATCATTTGGAGGACGTGGCGGGTAAGCATCTTGGTTTGCATATGAAATATTTCACGTTGGTTCATACACTGACCCGGCTGTTTAAAGATAGCCGCAACGGCCAACTTCCCATGCTTCGTTCCCAATTGTCGGGTCATGAAAACTCGGTACAATGGGGTTCCATGATTGATCAGATGTTCCCGCTTGCGGTTGAAGTCAAAGAGATGTGGGATCGATTGAGCGATACTTTATTCGGCTTGTTGCCTGAACGATCTGATGCTTCTCCAGGCGAGACAGGACAGTTTTCTCTTCGACTGAAGCCTTCGCAAAAACCAGCCAAATGGCAGGAACTGCAGGAGGCTGAAAACCAGATTTATGTAACCCTGGGTGACTTAATCCGTAAGGGTGACAAGTTGCTGCTTGAAGTGAAAGAAGATCAGGATGATTATCAGTCCGATAGTTTGATTACGGATATCTCTGGTCTGCTAAAGGACTTGGCAACGATCAAGGATAATCTGCGTTTCTTCATGCGGATGGATGATACCAAAACCGTTTATTGGATGGAAGCCAGCGGCCAATTCCGCAGTAAATCGCTGCAATTGTATGCTGTTCCTGTAGATGTCAGTGCACAATTAAAAGAAATGTTCTTTGATAAAAAGAAAAGCGTTGTGCTTACATCGGCTACGCTTTCGGTTGACAAATCATTTCAATTCATGATTGAGCAGCTTGGCTTGCAGGAAGCTTCCGAGAATAACCGTCTGTTGACGTCCATGCTGCCGTCACCCTTCAACTATCGTGAACAGGCCCTGCTCGTTATTCCACGTGATTTCCCGAGCGTGAAGGGCAGTGTTGGTGATGCCCACTTTGTGGATATGCTTGTACACTCACTCGCGGAAACGGCCATTGCCACTCGTGGCCGCATGATGGTGCTGTTTACATCCTACCGCATGCTGCGACAGGTCTATGATCCACTCAAAGAGGCGTTGTCCGGCAACGATATATCATTATTGGGCCAAGGGGTGGACAGCGGCAGCCGATCCAAATTGACACGCCGGTTCCAGGACGCAAAAGCTACGGTGCTTCTTGGCACAAGCAGCTTCTGGGAAGGGGTGGACATTCCGGGAGAGGCATTGACTTGTCTAGCCATTGTCAGACTTCCTTTTCAACCGCCGAATCATCCATTGGTGGAAGCGAAGAGTGAGCTTTTGCAAGAACAGAAGAAAAATCCGTTTATGAAGCTGTCTGTGCCGCAAGCGGTCATTCGTTTCAAACAGGGTTTCGGTAGGCTGGTTCGCACAGGTCAAGACAGAGGCATCGTGATCGTATACGATACACGCGTCATTGAAGCCTATTATGGCAAGTACTTTTTATATTCATTACCAGGACCCAAAATGGAGCATATGCTTGCGGAACAGATGGTTCCGCGAATTACGGAATGGCTCGATAAGCCAGCCGGGGAACAACAATAA
- a CDS encoding amidohydrolase, with translation MTRNRWVIHNGKFAVSEGANWKVVHGYMVVENDQIVHIGETLPEGDESLTKVDGKGLLFLPGLINTHGHAAMSLLRGHGDDLALQVWLQEKMWPMEAKMTSEDVYWGTSLSVLEMLKGGTTAFLDMYDHMDQVAKVVEQSGVRAALARGVIGLCSEEEQRRKLEESAAFARQWNGQANGRITTVISPHAPYTCPPDYIEKLVQVAHDLNLPLHTHMSETLREVEQNVTDYGLRPVAHLEKLGFFSRPSLVAHAVHLNDEEIEILARHDVAVSHNPGSNLKLASGVARVPDLLKAGVTVSLGTDGPASNNNLDMFEEMRLAALIHKGVSGDPTAVPAGEALQLGTSYGAKSIFLNNTGALQAGMKADFIALNIEQAHFYPHTDLISHTVYSASAKDVEHVWVDGKQVVKHGECLTMDEERILHESQLAFDGLLAR, from the coding sequence ATGACGAGAAATAGATGGGTTATTCATAACGGCAAATTTGCTGTTAGCGAGGGTGCGAATTGGAAAGTGGTTCACGGTTATATGGTCGTAGAGAATGACCAGATTGTGCATATTGGTGAGACGTTGCCGGAAGGAGACGAAAGTCTGACAAAGGTGGATGGAAAAGGACTGCTCTTCCTGCCGGGTCTGATCAATACGCATGGTCATGCAGCGATGTCGCTTCTGAGAGGTCACGGGGACGATCTGGCGCTACAAGTTTGGCTGCAGGAGAAAATGTGGCCAATGGAAGCCAAAATGACGTCTGAAGACGTATATTGGGGCACATCACTTTCCGTGCTTGAAATGTTGAAAGGCGGAACAACGGCGTTCCTCGATATGTATGATCATATGGATCAGGTTGCGAAAGTAGTGGAACAATCCGGCGTTCGGGCTGCTCTGGCACGTGGCGTAATCGGACTTTGCTCAGAAGAAGAACAACGGCGTAAACTGGAAGAGTCCGCAGCATTTGCACGTCAATGGAATGGACAAGCAAACGGAAGAATTACCACCGTAATCTCTCCACACGCCCCTTATACTTGTCCTCCAGACTACATAGAGAAGCTGGTACAGGTTGCACATGACCTGAATCTGCCTTTGCATACCCATATGTCTGAAACACTTCGTGAAGTGGAGCAGAATGTAACCGACTATGGTCTTCGTCCTGTCGCACATCTGGAGAAATTGGGTTTCTTCTCACGTCCATCCCTGGTCGCCCATGCCGTGCATCTGAATGATGAGGAGATCGAGATTCTCGCACGGCATGATGTAGCCGTTTCCCACAATCCAGGCAGTAACCTGAAGCTGGCTTCGGGTGTTGCACGTGTACCTGACTTGCTGAAAGCAGGTGTGACCGTGTCCCTGGGAACAGACGGACCTGCAAGTAACAATAACCTGGATATGTTTGAAGAGATGAGACTGGCTGCATTGATTCACAAAGGTGTGTCCGGTGACCCAACGGCCGTTCCAGCCGGGGAAGCGCTGCAGCTCGGAACTTCATATGGTGCCAAATCCATTTTCCTGAACAATACAGGCGCTCTGCAAGCAGGCATGAAGGCTGACTTCATCGCACTTAACATCGAACAGGCCCATTTCTATCCACATACCGATCTGATTTCCCACACGGTCTACTCGGCATCAGCCAAAGATGTGGAGCATGTATGGGTGGATGGCAAACAAGTGGTCAAACATGGCGAATGTCTTACCATGGACGAAGAGCGCATTTTGCATGAGTCTCAGCTTGCATTTGACGGTCTGCTCGCTCGTTAA
- a CDS encoding CCA tRNA nucleotidyltransferase, whose translation MVQWTQVDPEMARQSEQVLRTLNEKGYEAYWVGGCVRDELMKRSVDDMDITTSASPEQVMELFADCIPTGLQHGTVTVRSGGCYFEVTTFRTESEYKDNRRPTAVHFVQDIKEDLQRRDFTMNALAMDRNGNIVDPFGGQTDIQDERVRCVGSANERFGEDALRMLRCVRFASVFDFKIAHNTWKGLVRQKDLLQHIAMERVRTEMVKMMAGAHPLRGLELLRRSQALEYVKAPVHVERFNQILLSNMEQLKGENVLLRWSILLIAGYFTRDEADALLRKWTFSNDDRSRMTGVLEVEQQVKSLVQEQKDEETLRAEWIVTVLSCGRQATEDWLMIQRLLPSGWREQGGLLEGQIDAIQFNGAAWSQSMKVHEMKDLHITGENILQLLGRKGGPWLGQLMKYLLKETAIGKIKNQHEVLTNEVKRVSADDKA comes from the coding sequence GTGGTTCAATGGACACAGGTAGACCCTGAAATGGCAAGACAAAGCGAGCAGGTGCTTCGAACATTAAATGAAAAAGGGTACGAAGCCTACTGGGTCGGTGGCTGTGTCCGTGATGAGCTTATGAAACGCAGTGTGGATGATATGGATATCACTACGTCTGCTTCTCCTGAGCAAGTCATGGAACTGTTCGCGGATTGTATTCCAACAGGCCTCCAGCATGGAACGGTTACCGTTCGATCAGGAGGCTGTTACTTTGAGGTTACGACTTTTCGTACAGAATCTGAATATAAGGACAATCGAAGGCCGACTGCGGTTCACTTTGTCCAGGATATCAAGGAAGATCTGCAACGGCGTGATTTCACGATGAATGCACTAGCCATGGACCGAAACGGAAATATCGTTGATCCTTTTGGCGGACAGACGGACATTCAGGATGAACGGGTCAGATGTGTGGGATCAGCCAATGAGCGTTTTGGTGAAGATGCGCTGCGGATGCTCCGGTGCGTTCGTTTTGCTTCGGTATTCGATTTCAAAATTGCCCACAACACCTGGAAGGGATTAGTTCGACAGAAAGATCTCCTGCAACATATTGCCATGGAACGGGTTCGAACCGAAATGGTCAAAATGATGGCAGGCGCCCATCCGCTGAGAGGACTGGAATTGCTGCGCCGAAGTCAGGCATTGGAGTATGTCAAGGCACCTGTTCACGTGGAACGATTTAATCAAATTCTCTTATCCAATATGGAACAATTGAAGGGTGAGAACGTTCTATTACGCTGGTCGATATTGCTTATTGCAGGATATTTTACCAGAGATGAAGCAGATGCTTTGCTTCGGAAATGGACATTTTCTAACGACGATCGCTCTCGCATGACCGGTGTTCTTGAGGTGGAACAACAGGTGAAGTCTCTCGTTCAGGAACAGAAGGACGAAGAGACACTGCGAGCCGAATGGATCGTTACGGTGTTATCTTGCGGGCGTCAGGCAACAGAGGACTGGCTAATGATTCAACGCTTACTCCCATCAGGTTGGCGGGAACAAGGGGGATTGCTTGAAGGACAGATCGATGCGATACAATTCAATGGTGCTGCATGGAGTCAATCCATGAAGGTACATGAAATGAAAGATCTGCATATTACCGGTGAAAACATTTTGCAGTTGCTTGGGCGCAAGGGCGGACCGTGGCTGGGACAGTTGATGAAATATCTCTTGAAAGAGACGGCGATTGGTAAGATAAAGAATCAGCATGAAGTGCTGACTAACGAAGTGAAGCGGGTGTCTGCAGATGACAAAGCATGA
- the panC gene encoding pantoate--beta-alanine ligase, producing MKVIRTIAELRQEISLQRQSIRSREPVVGLVPTMGFLHEGHASLMLAAKQQSDIVVLSIFVNPIQFGPNEDFESYPRDEARDVETARAQGVDIVFIPSVEEMYPQPTQTTISVSRLTDRLCGASRPGHFDGVTTVVSKLFNIVQPQRAFFGMKDAQQVAVIQQMVNDLNMAVEIVPCPIIRENDGLALSSRNVYLTAEQRQEALVLSKALRKAQEAVDAGSATTAAEIRSILRQNIERSRLAVIDYAEIQSFPSLEPLADQEKVHGRDDLLIALAVKFGKTRLIDNIRLQPSEVLSHV from the coding sequence ATGAAAGTGATACGGACAATCGCAGAATTAAGACAAGAAATCAGCTTGCAACGTCAGTCGATTCGGTCCAGAGAGCCTGTTGTTGGACTGGTGCCTACGATGGGATTTCTTCATGAAGGCCATGCCAGCTTGATGCTTGCTGCCAAACAACAAAGCGATATTGTGGTATTGAGCATCTTTGTTAATCCGATTCAATTTGGTCCGAATGAAGACTTTGAGAGCTATCCCCGAGATGAGGCGAGGGATGTAGAAACAGCTCGTGCACAAGGGGTGGATATCGTATTTATTCCCTCTGTTGAAGAGATGTATCCACAGCCAACACAAACGACTATATCCGTTTCCCGTCTAACAGATCGCTTGTGTGGTGCTTCCCGCCCCGGACATTTTGATGGAGTGACTACGGTCGTTTCGAAATTGTTTAATATTGTGCAGCCACAGCGTGCCTTTTTTGGCATGAAAGATGCTCAACAAGTTGCTGTTATCCAGCAAATGGTTAACGATTTAAATATGGCAGTAGAGATTGTCCCTTGTCCTATCATTCGTGAGAATGATGGCTTGGCGCTTAGCTCGCGTAACGTATATTTGACCGCTGAACAACGTCAGGAAGCGCTGGTACTGTCCAAAGCACTGCGTAAGGCTCAAGAAGCTGTAGATGCAGGCAGCGCGACAACAGCAGCAGAAATCCGCAGTATATTGCGTCAGAATATTGAACGTTCACGGCTGGCTGTCATTGATTACGCTGAAATTCAGTCTTTTCCAAGCCTGGAGCCACTTGCAGATCAGGAAAAAGTTCATGGTCGTGACGATCTGTTGATCGCACTTGCAGTAAAATTCGGCAAAACAAGATTAATTGACAATATAAGGCTGCAACCATCGGAGGTACTGTCCCATGTTTAG
- a CDS encoding biotin--[acetyl-CoA-carboxylase] ligase — MTKHEELLHMLLNAEGEFVSGEEISRMLSISRTAVWKHINKLRDLGYEFEAVSRKGYRLVTKPDSIDATALQLALKTTVFGRKALILHSTLSTQGDVQHMAEQGQSEGAVVLAEEQTGGRGRFGRKWFSPPGRGIWMSVLMRPELALQNTPQLTLLTGVAVCRAIRACTGADAGIKWPNDLLINGRKVCGILLESTVEDHEVRYCIAGIGVDVNFDPKDYPEDLKSIATSLKMETGQSIDRTKLAAAILSELEHLYFLYQKEGFGVISSLWEALSVSMNREIKVVNPQGGLEGMAIGLDPSGALIVEKQNGERVSVYSGEVSLVD, encoded by the coding sequence ATGACAAAGCATGAAGAACTGTTACATATGTTACTGAATGCAGAAGGAGAGTTTGTGTCTGGTGAAGAAATCAGTCGCATGCTGTCCATTAGCCGAACGGCCGTGTGGAAACATATTAACAAACTGCGTGACCTGGGTTATGAGTTTGAAGCCGTATCTCGCAAAGGATATCGCTTGGTTACCAAACCGGACAGCATTGATGCAACGGCGTTACAGCTGGCGCTGAAAACAACGGTGTTTGGCCGGAAAGCCTTAATCCTTCATTCCACCTTATCCACCCAAGGGGATGTCCAGCACATGGCTGAACAGGGGCAGAGTGAAGGGGCAGTTGTGCTGGCGGAAGAACAGACAGGTGGGCGCGGCCGCTTTGGTCGTAAGTGGTTTTCTCCACCTGGAAGAGGGATCTGGATGAGTGTACTGATGCGTCCTGAGCTTGCGCTGCAAAACACACCCCAGTTAACGCTACTTACAGGTGTGGCAGTGTGTCGTGCCATTCGCGCCTGCACAGGCGCTGACGCTGGGATCAAGTGGCCCAATGATCTATTGATTAATGGTCGTAAGGTGTGTGGAATCCTGCTTGAATCAACGGTTGAAGACCATGAAGTACGATACTGTATTGCAGGAATAGGGGTAGATGTTAATTTTGACCCCAAGGATTATCCAGAAGATCTCAAGTCGATTGCAACTTCGCTTAAGATGGAGACGGGTCAATCCATAGATCGGACCAAACTTGCAGCAGCCATTCTCTCAGAATTGGAACATCTGTATTTCTTGTACCAGAAAGAAGGATTCGGGGTAATCTCTTCACTTTGGGAAGCCTTATCCGTTTCAATGAATCGTGAGATTAAGGTGGTCAATCCACAGGGCGGTCTCGAAGGGATGGCAATAGGTCTTGATCCTTCTGGAGCTCTGATTGTGGAGAAGCAAAACGGCGAACGGGTATCCGTGTACTCAGGTGAAGTTTCGCTGGTAGATTAA
- the panB gene encoding 3-methyl-2-oxobutanoate hydroxymethyltransferase, producing MGNKQALNIVKMKKYKQDGVPLSMITAYDYPTAQLAEEAGIDLILVGDSLGNVVLGYNSTLPVTIDDMVYHTRSVVRGAGNTFIVADMPFMTYHGSVDETLKGVRRLMQEGHAHAVKMEGGVEIADTVKAVVQAGVPVLGHIGLTPQSVNQIGGYRIQGKDAADARRLMDEAKALEAAGAFGIVLELVTEEVARAISEELSIPTIGIGAGRGCDGQVLVFHDVVQYASPYTPKRFVKTYGDVGTLIRNSIESYVKEVKDRSFPAEEHVFTAADGVLDQLYGHGKEKVETSV from the coding sequence ATGGGAAATAAACAAGCATTGAATATTGTGAAAATGAAAAAATATAAGCAGGACGGCGTGCCGCTCAGTATGATCACGGCTTACGATTACCCGACAGCCCAATTGGCAGAGGAAGCAGGTATTGATCTGATTCTGGTCGGTGATTCACTGGGAAATGTGGTGCTGGGGTACAACTCCACCTTGCCTGTTACGATCGACGATATGGTGTACCATACACGCTCTGTCGTGCGTGGTGCAGGAAATACGTTTATCGTGGCTGACATGCCCTTCATGACGTACCATGGCAGTGTAGATGAGACACTTAAAGGTGTGCGTCGTTTAATGCAGGAAGGTCATGCACATGCGGTCAAGATGGAAGGCGGTGTCGAAATAGCGGATACGGTAAAGGCAGTTGTGCAAGCCGGTGTACCCGTTCTTGGACATATTGGACTGACTCCGCAATCCGTGAATCAAATTGGCGGTTATCGCATTCAGGGTAAGGATGCTGCGGATGCCAGACGTCTCATGGACGAAGCCAAGGCACTTGAAGCGGCTGGAGCTTTCGGCATAGTACTTGAACTGGTTACCGAAGAAGTGGCAAGAGCCATCTCAGAAGAACTTTCTATCCCTACAATTGGCATTGGAGCAGGTAGAGGATGTGATGGTCAGGTACTCGTATTCCATGATGTGGTTCAGTACGCTTCCCCTTATACGCCAAAACGCTTTGTAAAAACATATGGAGATGTAGGAACACTGATTCGCAATAGCATTGAGTCCTATGTGAAAGAAGTCAAGGACCGCTCCTTCCCAGCTGAAGAGCACGTATTTACCGCCGCTGACGGCGTTCTGGATCAATTGTACGGACATGGTAAAGAAAAGGTGGAGACGAGCGTATGA
- a CDS encoding redox-sensing transcriptional repressor Rex, translating to MKSDKISEAVVRRLPVYLRYLNELHQREVTTVSSQELGLRLDLNPAQIRKDLAYFGDFGRKGIGYDVSYLIEKIRHILKIDQQINVALVGAGNLGHALSNYNAYLKDNMKIVAVFDAYGPKIGSQINSLTVQPMNELTDSIKKDNIRIGIITVPDTEAQNVADQLIESGIEAILNFAPTILKTPPHIRIHHADFTTDLLSLAYYLENGKDDEEDDEK from the coding sequence ATGAAATCAGATAAAATCTCGGAAGCCGTGGTGCGACGTTTGCCCGTTTATTTGCGCTACTTAAATGAATTGCATCAGCGCGAAGTCACTACGGTTTCTTCTCAAGAGCTTGGACTAAGGCTGGATCTGAATCCAGCTCAGATTCGTAAGGATCTGGCTTATTTCGGTGATTTTGGCCGTAAAGGCATCGGTTATGACGTTTCATATCTCATCGAAAAAATTCGTCATATTTTAAAGATAGACCAGCAGATTAATGTGGCTCTTGTTGGAGCCGGTAATCTGGGACATGCATTGTCCAATTACAACGCATATCTGAAAGACAACATGAAGATTGTTGCTGTATTTGATGCCTATGGTCCGAAGATTGGAAGTCAAATCAACAGCCTGACGGTACAGCCGATGAATGAATTAACAGATTCGATCAAAAAGGATAACATTCGCATCGGAATTATCACTGTTCCCGACACGGAAGCCCAAAATGTTGCGGATCAGCTGATTGAGTCTGGAATTGAAGCGATTCTGAACTTTGCACCAACCATCCTCAAAACCCCGCCGCATATTCGCATTCATCATGCCGATTTTACGACGGATCTGCTTAGTTTGGCTTATTACTTGGAGAATGGAAAGGACGACGAGGAAGATGACGAGAAATAG
- a CDS encoding cell wall elongation regulator TseB-like domain-containing protein codes for MKKKKKWIWISLLLLVLILFGLQRYYVYVTQDQRKEEALAIQAAQDQLGITSYEDLRKYVWGQKDGGDNIYWTLIGKNKDNQSVVVWIKFDGNNKPVTGANAVHSELLQNGMSEAQIRNRFSSEVPGGEIKRIMPGVVNGIYVWQVYYKDGTHNYYRFYRFSNGEQVDLVYTIPNS; via the coding sequence TTGAAGAAAAAAAAGAAGTGGATATGGATTTCGCTGCTGCTCCTGGTTCTGATTCTGTTTGGTCTTCAGCGTTATTATGTCTATGTTACCCAGGATCAGCGCAAGGAAGAGGCGTTGGCCATACAGGCGGCACAAGACCAGCTTGGGATAACGTCATATGAAGACCTGCGGAAGTATGTATGGGGTCAGAAAGACGGCGGAGACAACATATACTGGACCCTGATCGGCAAAAATAAGGATAACCAGAGTGTCGTGGTATGGATCAAGTTTGATGGAAATAACAAGCCTGTGACGGGGGCCAATGCAGTACACAGTGAACTCTTGCAAAACGGCATGTCTGAAGCTCAGATTCGAAATCGGTTCAGCTCTGAAGTCCCAGGTGGGGAGATCAAGCGAATCATGCCAGGCGTTGTGAATGGAATCTATGTATGGCAAGTGTACTATAAGGATGGCACTCACAATTACTACCGTTTTTATCGTTTTAGTAACGGTGAACAGGTTGATCTGGTCTATACCATCCCGAATAGCTAG
- a CDS encoding tetratricopeptide repeat protein → MNDMLDEIIKRYPSAEGLNKQELLQKWNLLKRMSDGMIDEWLMFEEKMSQVREQEMVKPASLEPEQEAVTALPELHLECFSRGQGYFKLQMYPQAIMQFSRVVTDHPESALTRFYLALAHLHLEQTSEAGIHLQRIMHLNGSPRLKGLVCNVLGCIEAKLANLDGACSLFAQALQYDPTLTEPLYNMEACRLNNGQLQYANQLTALN, encoded by the coding sequence ATGAACGACATGTTAGATGAAATTATCAAGCGCTACCCTTCTGCTGAAGGCCTAAACAAACAGGAGCTGCTTCAAAAGTGGAATTTACTGAAGCGGATGAGTGACGGGATGATTGATGAGTGGCTGATGTTTGAAGAAAAAATGAGTCAGGTAAGGGAGCAGGAAATGGTTAAGCCTGCTTCTCTTGAACCTGAACAGGAAGCTGTGACCGCTTTGCCAGAACTCCATCTGGAATGTTTCAGTCGCGGTCAGGGATATTTCAAATTGCAGATGTATCCACAGGCGATTATGCAATTTTCGAGGGTTGTGACCGACCATCCGGAAAGCGCACTGACTCGTTTTTACCTGGCTTTGGCTCATCTTCATTTGGAGCAAACTTCAGAAGCTGGAATACACTTGCAGCGTATTATGCATTTAAATGGATCGCCGAGATTAAAAGGGCTGGTATGTAACGTTCTGGGCTGTATTGAGGCCAAGCTCGCGAACCTTGATGGTGCATGTTCCCTGTTTGCACAGGCGCTTCAGTATGACCCGACGTTGACCGAACCGTTGTATAACATGGAAGCATGTCGATTGAACAACGGACAATTGCAATATGCAAATCAGCTGACGGCCCTGAACTAG